In Streptomyces sp. NBC_01381, a genomic segment contains:
- a CDS encoding GNAT family N-acetyltransferase, translated as MPTVIRTALPADAPVLAALHARARATYYPEGPPDAGVDGTAMWRGAIGRRDGHVLCAVRDGRVVGLASFRTPDGDAADTAQLFQFHVEPAHWRAGVGAALHAACVEQWRADGIREAGLDVHRENRRAQAFYARHGWRPAERADGAGTHLRMRFAVSDAAGE; from the coding sequence ATGCCGACCGTCATCCGCACCGCACTGCCCGCCGACGCACCCGTGCTCGCGGCTCTGCACGCCCGGGCCCGCGCCACGTACTACCCCGAAGGGCCGCCGGACGCGGGCGTCGACGGGACGGCGATGTGGCGGGGCGCCATCGGGCGCCGCGACGGGCATGTGCTGTGCGCGGTCCGGGACGGGCGCGTCGTGGGCCTCGCGTCCTTCCGTACGCCCGACGGCGACGCGGCGGACACGGCGCAGCTCTTCCAGTTCCACGTCGAGCCCGCCCACTGGCGCGCGGGTGTCGGCGCCGCGCTGCACGCCGCGTGCGTGGAGCAGTGGCGCGCCGACGGCATCCGCGAGGCGGGCCTGGACGTCCACCGCGAGAACCGCAGGGCCCAGGCCTTCTACGCCCGCCACGGCTGGCGGCCCGCCGAGCGCGCGGACGGCGCCGGCACCCATCTGCGGATGCGCTTTGCCGTGTCGGACGCGGCCGGGGAATGA
- a CDS encoding DsbA family oxidoreductase: MRVEIWSDIACPWCYVGKARFEKALAAFPHRDDVEVVHRSFELDPTRVKGDSGPVIPMLAKKYGMSEQQAQEAERNLGVNAASEGLDYLTEGRDHGNTFDMHRLLHFAKEQGRQDELIGLLYRANFADERSVFDDDERLVEIAVAAGLDAADARAVLADPDRYADDVRADEREAAELGANGVPFFVLDRKYGVSGAQPADVFAQALEQAWGSRSPLTTLAGGDACGPDGCAVPQPGADV, encoded by the coding sequence ATGCGCGTCGAGATCTGGAGCGACATCGCCTGCCCCTGGTGCTACGTGGGCAAGGCCCGCTTCGAGAAGGCGCTCGCCGCCTTCCCGCACCGTGACGACGTCGAGGTGGTGCACCGCTCCTTCGAGCTCGACCCCACGCGCGTCAAGGGCGACAGCGGCCCGGTGATCCCGATGCTCGCCAAGAAGTACGGCATGAGCGAGCAGCAGGCCCAGGAGGCCGAGCGGAACCTCGGCGTGAACGCCGCCTCCGAGGGCCTCGACTACCTCACCGAGGGCCGCGACCACGGCAACACCTTTGACATGCACCGCCTGCTGCACTTCGCCAAGGAGCAGGGCAGGCAGGACGAGCTGATCGGGCTCCTGTACCGGGCCAACTTCGCCGACGAGCGGTCCGTCTTCGACGACGACGAGCGGCTCGTGGAGATCGCCGTCGCGGCGGGTCTGGACGCGGCGGACGCCCGCGCGGTCCTCGCCGACCCCGACCGGTACGCCGACGACGTGCGCGCCGACGAGCGCGAGGCCGCGGAACTGGGCGCGAACGGCGTGCCGTTCTTCGTCCTCGACCGCAAGTACGGCGTGTCGGGGGCCCAGCCCGCCGACGTCTTCGCGCAGGCCCTCGAGCAGGCGTGGGGCAGCCGCTCGCCGCTGACGACCCTCGCGGGCGGCGACGCCTGCGGCCCGGACGGCTGCGCGGTTCCGCAGCCCGGTGCCGACGTGTGA
- a CDS encoding aminotransferase class V-fold PLP-dependent enzyme — MGIINGADFAPTSTYLNTASCGLLPGRAVAAIHSLAAENGAGRRGGSGSFEVVDAARRSFARLVAVDHGRVACGGSVAVHTGLVAASMRPGAEVLFPEGDFSSIINPFVVRGDLKVRYVPLEDLADAIGPTTDLVVWSAVQSADGRIADDAAVRAAAAAHGARTFNDATQAAGWLPFDAGLYDYTVTGAFKWLLCPRGTSFLTVREEAQETLVPLHGGWLASADTWNSTYGPLTELAPDARRFDEPPAFLAYHGAAESLAYLEEIGIDAVYAHDTALGARYRAGLVALGHEPVPGTSPIVSVPGLADREPELSRAGIITSARAGLLRASFHLYNTEADVDRLLDVLSG, encoded by the coding sequence ATGGGGATCATCAACGGTGCCGACTTCGCGCCCACGTCGACGTATCTGAACACCGCGAGCTGCGGGCTGCTGCCCGGCCGCGCGGTGGCGGCCATCCACTCCCTCGCGGCCGAGAACGGCGCGGGCAGGCGCGGCGGATCGGGCAGCTTCGAGGTCGTGGACGCCGCACGCCGGTCCTTCGCGCGGCTCGTCGCGGTGGACCACGGGCGCGTGGCGTGCGGCGGCTCGGTCGCCGTGCACACCGGTCTTGTCGCCGCCTCGATGCGGCCCGGGGCCGAAGTCCTGTTCCCCGAGGGCGACTTCAGCTCGATCATCAACCCCTTCGTGGTGCGCGGCGACCTCAAGGTGCGCTACGTGCCCCTGGAGGACCTCGCCGATGCGATCGGCCCCACGACCGACCTCGTCGTGTGGTCCGCCGTGCAGTCGGCCGACGGCCGGATCGCCGACGACGCGGCGGTGCGCGCGGCGGCCGCCGCCCATGGCGCGCGCACCTTCAACGACGCGACACAGGCGGCCGGCTGGCTGCCCTTCGACGCGGGTCTGTACGACTACACCGTCACCGGAGCCTTCAAGTGGCTGCTGTGTCCGCGCGGCACGTCGTTCCTGACGGTGCGCGAGGAGGCGCAGGAGACCCTCGTCCCGCTGCACGGCGGCTGGCTCGCCTCGGCCGACACCTGGAACTCGACGTACGGCCCGCTCACCGAACTGGCCCCGGACGCACGCCGCTTCGACGAGCCGCCCGCCTTCCTCGCCTACCACGGGGCGGCCGAGTCCCTCGCGTACCTGGAGGAGATCGGCATCGACGCGGTGTACGCCCACGACACGGCGCTCGGCGCCCGCTACCGCGCCGGACTCGTAGCGCTGGGCCACGAACCGGTGCCGGGCACGTCGCCCATCGTGTCGGTGCCCGGACTCGCCGACAGGGAGCCCGAGTTGAGCCGCGCCGGGATCATCACCTCCGCGCGGGCGGGGCTGCTGCGAGCCTCGTTCCACCTGTACAACACGGAGGCGGACGTGGACCGGCTCCTGGACGTGCTGTCCGGCTGA
- a CDS encoding RNA polymerase sigma factor: protein MAEQPFKDTDLHQRLVYGDETALAEVYDAYGGLVHRIAGRVTRSPAGAEDVAQEVFAHLWSRPYAFDARRGSLRTWLSMLAHRRAVDWVRGEERHRKAAHADDATLHTIPTQDPPPEDVVMARERSLLLHSALARLPLPQRQVVHLAYFAGRTYRQAAVELGIPEGTAKTRLRTALRTLAEALTDPPDPALAEAPGERGA from the coding sequence GTGGCGGAACAGCCCTTCAAGGACACCGATCTGCACCAACGGCTGGTGTACGGCGACGAGACGGCGCTGGCCGAGGTGTACGACGCGTACGGCGGCCTCGTCCACCGGATCGCGGGCCGCGTCACGCGCAGCCCCGCCGGGGCGGAGGACGTGGCCCAGGAGGTCTTCGCCCACCTGTGGTCGCGGCCCTACGCGTTCGACGCGCGGCGCGGCAGTCTGCGCACCTGGCTGTCCATGCTGGCCCACCGGCGTGCGGTGGACTGGGTGCGCGGCGAGGAGCGCCACCGCAAGGCGGCGCACGCCGACGACGCGACGCTGCACACGATCCCGACGCAGGACCCGCCCCCGGAAGACGTGGTCATGGCACGAGAACGCTCCCTGCTGCTGCACTCCGCGCTGGCCCGGCTTCCGCTCCCGCAGCGGCAGGTGGTGCACCTCGCCTACTTCGCCGGCCGCACCTACCGCCAGGCGGCGGTGGAACTCGGCATCCCCGAGGGCACCGCGAAGACCCGATTACGCACGGCCCTGCGCACCCTGGCCGAAGCCCTGACCGACCCACCCGACCCGGCACTTGCCGAAGCTCCAGGCGAAAGAGGCGCGTGA
- a CDS encoding maleylpyruvate isomerase family mycothiol-dependent enzyme, whose translation MTTDHEAIRELLGAWSFGALMPGDERVVAPHLADCELCAAEAARLRAAVRDLDGPPLPAGPAPARRALAGALGARAAAPRTAAHAAPYAAAVAGLQALLAELDEHGPWGTPVVHDWDVHDTVAHLIAADGALAVRLGLATGASASPSVSVDGTPWRAVWAARTADALSRERRRAPADTVADWRAQSAALLSSPAAHDPELAGRAATLMGVRLPLADHFRVRAFETWVHADDIGRALDKPVPPPLADHLWQLVRLAVRMLDRAVGASAEPVALTVSGEGRAVEWVLGSQDEPVAAEVVLDPVDFCLLLGGRSDPAQVPRGVAGDEAAADRLLNRASVLSWL comes from the coding sequence ATGACCACGGATCACGAAGCCATACGTGAACTCCTCGGCGCCTGGTCCTTCGGCGCGCTCATGCCGGGCGACGAGCGGGTGGTCGCCCCGCATCTGGCCGACTGCGAGCTGTGCGCCGCGGAGGCCGCGCGGCTGCGGGCGGCCGTGCGCGACCTGGACGGGCCGCCGCTCCCCGCCGGGCCCGCACCCGCCCGGCGTGCCCTCGCCGGCGCACTCGGCGCCCGTGCGGCGGCGCCGCGGACCGCGGCACACGCCGCGCCGTACGCCGCGGCCGTGGCCGGACTCCAGGCGCTCCTGGCGGAGTTGGACGAGCACGGACCCTGGGGTACCCCCGTGGTGCACGACTGGGACGTGCACGACACCGTCGCCCATCTGATCGCCGCCGACGGGGCGCTCGCCGTGCGTCTCGGCCTGGCGACGGGCGCGTCCGCGTCGCCGTCCGTGTCCGTCGACGGGACTCCCTGGCGTGCGGTCTGGGCCGCGCGCACGGCCGACGCCCTCTCGCGCGAGCGGCGGCGGGCGCCCGCCGATACGGTCGCCGACTGGCGGGCGCAGTCCGCCGCGCTGCTCTCGTCCCCGGCGGCGCACGATCCGGAGCTTGCCGGGCGGGCCGCCACGCTGATGGGTGTCCGGCTTCCGCTGGCGGATCACTTCCGGGTGCGGGCCTTCGAGACGTGGGTGCACGCGGACGACATCGGCAGGGCCCTGGACAAACCCGTTCCGCCGCCGCTCGCCGATCATCTCTGGCAGCTGGTGCGGCTTGCCGTGCGCATGCTCGACCGGGCCGTCGGGGCGAGTGCGGAGCCGGTGGCGCTGACGGTGTCGGGGGAGGGGCGTGCGGTGGAGTGGGTCCTGGGCAGTCAGGACGAGCCGGTGGCCGCGGAGGTGGTTCTGGACCCGGTGGACTTCTGCCTGCTCCTCGGGGGCCGTAGCGACCCCGCGCAGGTTCCTCGCGGGGTCGCGGGGGACGAGGCAGCCGCCGACCGCCTCCTGAACCGGGCCTCAGTCCTGTCCTGGCTGTGA
- a CDS encoding MarR family winged helix-turn-helix transcriptional regulator produces the protein MAAEADPACTDADLLPTAARRGPVSHTVSRVARLHRIAAGKVLKGVGLYPGQEFVMMYLWDAGPVRQSELIKAMDLDPSTITKMLQRLEQAGHVRRRQDPDDRRAVLVEATDASCGLLREVELAWGDLEEHTLTGLDAKDRTELARLLGRVEANLCTETADCPEEARRAAAAVTGGA, from the coding sequence ATGGCTGCCGAGGCCGATCCCGCCTGTACCGACGCCGACCTCCTCCCCACCGCCGCGCGCCGCGGGCCCGTGAGCCACACCGTGAGCCGGGTGGCCCGGCTGCACCGGATCGCCGCGGGCAAGGTGCTGAAGGGCGTCGGGCTCTACCCCGGCCAGGAGTTCGTGATGATGTACCTGTGGGACGCGGGGCCCGTGCGGCAGTCGGAGCTCATCAAGGCCATGGACCTGGATCCCTCGACCATCACCAAGATGCTGCAGCGCCTCGAACAGGCGGGGCACGTCCGGCGGCGGCAGGACCCCGACGACCGGCGTGCGGTCCTGGTCGAGGCCACGGACGCGAGCTGCGGACTGCTGCGGGAGGTGGAGCTCGCCTGGGGCGACCTGGAGGAGCACACGCTCACGGGCCTCGACGCGAAGGACCGGACGGAACTGGCACGCCTCCTGGGCCGGGTGGAGGCGAACCTCTGCACGGAGACGGCAGACTGCCCGGAGGAGGCCCGCAGGGCTGCGGCGGCAGTGACGGGCGGGGCATAG
- a CDS encoding alkene reductase yields the protein MTTAFDSIDLSGTPLSNRIAMAPMTRSRAGDGATATELTAEYYAQRASAGLIITEGIQPSVIGQGYPDTPGLHSAEQIASWRKVTAAVHEAGGKIFAQIMHTGRIGHPVLLPDGLVNVAPSAIPAQGQVYTADGPKDFVTPRELTGDEVRATIADFAAAARNAIDAGFDGVELHGANGYLIHQFLAPGSNQRTDEWGGTPENRIRFAVETAKAVAAEIGAARTGIRLSPGNPFNDISEPQDELEATYTALVKELDALNLAYLHVMEVGPIRDLVTALRGGFGGTFVLNPSTEGPTGPDALALVEEGAADLVSFGALFLANPDLPARLKAEGPYNTPDTATFYGGTEKGYTDYPAL from the coding sequence ATGACCACCGCGTTCGACTCCATCGACCTGTCCGGCACCCCGCTCAGCAACCGCATCGCCATGGCACCGATGACCCGCAGCCGCGCGGGCGACGGCGCCACCGCGACGGAGCTCACCGCCGAGTACTACGCCCAGCGCGCATCGGCGGGCCTGATCATCACCGAGGGCATCCAGCCGTCCGTGATCGGCCAGGGCTACCCGGACACCCCGGGCCTGCACTCCGCTGAGCAGATCGCCTCCTGGCGCAAGGTCACCGCCGCCGTGCACGAGGCGGGCGGCAAGATCTTCGCGCAGATCATGCACACCGGCCGCATCGGCCACCCCGTACTGCTCCCCGACGGCCTGGTGAACGTGGCCCCCTCGGCGATCCCCGCCCAGGGCCAGGTCTACACGGCCGATGGCCCCAAGGACTTCGTCACGCCGCGCGAGCTGACCGGCGACGAGGTCCGCGCCACCATCGCCGACTTCGCGGCCGCGGCCCGCAACGCGATCGACGCGGGCTTCGACGGGGTCGAACTGCACGGCGCCAACGGCTACTTGATCCACCAGTTCCTGGCGCCGGGCTCCAACCAGCGCACCGACGAGTGGGGCGGAACCCCGGAGAACCGCATCCGTTTCGCGGTCGAGACGGCCAAGGCGGTCGCCGCGGAGATCGGCGCGGCGCGCACCGGCATCCGCCTCTCGCCGGGCAACCCGTTCAACGACATCTCCGAGCCGCAGGACGAGCTCGAGGCGACGTACACCGCCCTCGTGAAGGAGCTCGACGCGCTGAACCTGGCGTATCTGCACGTCATGGAGGTGGGCCCGATCCGCGACCTGGTGACCGCCCTGCGCGGCGGCTTCGGCGGCACCTTCGTCCTCAACCCCTCCACCGAGGGCCCCACGGGACCCGACGCGCTGGCCCTCGTCGAGGAGGGCGCCGCGGACCTCGTCTCCTTCGGCGCGCTGTTCCTCGCCAACCCCGACCTGCCGGCCCGCCTCAAGGCCGAAGGCCCGTACAACACCCCTGACACGGCCACGTTCTACGGCGGTACGGAGAAGGGCTACACGGACTACCCGGCGCTGTAA
- the thpD gene encoding ectoine hydroxylase — protein sequence MTTAPERTADLYPTRGAEEVLIERKDPVVWSEPGAPGPIAADDLAGFERDGFLAIDQLITPEEVSVHHAELERLIGDPAMRENERSIVEPRSQEIRSIFEVHKISELFAKLAADPRVVGRARQILGSDVYVHQSRINVKPGFGASGFYWHSDFETWHAEDGLANMRTVSVSIALTKNHDTNGGLMIMPGSHRTFLGCAGATPKDNYKRSLQMQDAGIPSNETLTSLASDHGIRLFTGEAGSATWFDCNAMHGSGDNITPFPRSNVFIVFNSVENTAVEPFAAPIRRPVYIGARDFTPVK from the coding sequence ATGACCACCGCACCCGAACGCACCGCCGATCTGTACCCGACCCGAGGCGCCGAAGAGGTCCTCATAGAGCGCAAGGACCCTGTCGTGTGGTCCGAGCCGGGTGCACCGGGGCCCATCGCGGCCGACGATCTGGCGGGGTTCGAACGGGACGGTTTCCTGGCGATCGACCAGCTCATCACCCCCGAAGAGGTGAGCGTCCACCACGCGGAGCTGGAACGGTTGATCGGTGATCCCGCGATGCGGGAGAACGAGCGCTCCATCGTGGAGCCCCGTTCCCAGGAGATCCGGTCCATCTTCGAGGTGCACAAGATCAGCGAGCTGTTCGCGAAGCTCGCCGCCGATCCGCGGGTGGTGGGACGGGCCCGGCAGATCCTGGGTTCCGACGTCTACGTCCACCAGTCCCGGATCAATGTGAAGCCGGGCTTCGGAGCCTCCGGCTTCTACTGGCACTCGGACTTCGAGACCTGGCACGCGGAGGACGGGCTCGCGAACATGCGGACCGTCTCGGTCTCGATCGCGCTCACCAAGAATCACGACACCAACGGCGGCCTCATGATCATGCCGGGGTCGCACAGGACGTTCCTCGGCTGTGCGGGCGCCACGCCGAAGGACAACTACAAGCGGTCCCTGCAGATGCAGGACGCGGGCATTCCGTCGAACGAGACGCTGACCAGCCTCGCATCGGACCACGGCATCCGGCTCTTCACCGGTGAGGCGGGCTCCGCGACCTGGTTCGACTGCAATGCCATGCACGGTTCGGGGGACAACATCACGCCGTTCCCGCGCAGCAACGTCTTCATCGTGTTCAACAGTGTGGAGAACACGGCGGTGGAGCCGTTCGCCGCGCCGATCCGGCGGCCCGTGTACATCGGGGCCCGGGACTTCACGCCGGTGAAGTAA
- a CDS encoding ectoine synthase, with the protein MIVRSFKDIEGTDRHVKAKSGTWESKRIVLAKERVGFSVHETILYAGTETSMWYANHIEAVVCTKGEAELTDDTTGEKYTITPGTMYLLDGHEKHTMRIKEDFHCICVFNPPVTGREDHDENGVYPLLTEPEPESAPQG; encoded by the coding sequence GTGATCGTCCGTTCGTTCAAGGACATTGAAGGCACCGACCGGCACGTCAAGGCCAAGTCGGGCACGTGGGAGAGCAAGCGCATCGTCCTCGCCAAGGAGCGGGTCGGCTTCTCCGTCCACGAGACCATCCTGTACGCGGGTACGGAGACGTCGATGTGGTACGCCAACCACATCGAGGCCGTCGTGTGCACGAAGGGCGAGGCCGAGCTGACCGACGACACGACCGGCGAGAAGTACACGATCACGCCGGGGACCATGTACCTGCTGGACGGGCACGAGAAGCACACGATGCGGATCAAGGAGGACTTCCACTGCATCTGTGTCTTCAACCCGCCCGTCACGGGTCGTGAGGACCACGACGAGAACGGCGTGTACCCGCTGCTCACCGAGCCGGAGCCGGAGTCGGCGCCGCAGGGCTGA
- the ectB gene encoding diaminobutyrate--2-oxoglutarate transaminase, with the protein MTITQPDLSVFETLESEVRSYCRGWPTIFDRAQGSRMFDEDGHSYLDFFAGAGSLNYGHNNPVLKRALIDYLERDGVTHGLDMSTTAKRAFLESFQNIILRPRDLPYKVMFPGPTGTNAVESALKLARKVKGRESIVSFTNAFHGMSLGSLAVTGNAFKRAGAGIPLVHGTPMPFDNYLDGQTPDFIWFERLLEDQGSGLNQPAAVIVETVQGEGGINVARAEWLRKLADVCERWDMLLIVDDIQMGCGRTGAFFSFEEAGIVPDIVTVSKSISGYGMPMALTLFKPELDVWEPGEHNGTFRGNNPAFVTAAATLETYWTDGSAMEKQTRAKGEQIEEAFAAIVEENPGAIKEYRGRGLVWGMEFLDKERANTIAKRAFELGLLIETSGPEGEVVKLLPALTITADELDEGLRTLARAVRETA; encoded by the coding sequence GTGACCATCACCCAGCCCGACCTGAGCGTCTTCGAGACCCTGGAGTCGGAGGTGCGCAGCTACTGCCGCGGTTGGCCCACCATCTTCGACCGTGCGCAGGGCAGCCGCATGTTCGACGAGGACGGCCACTCGTACCTCGACTTCTTCGCCGGGGCCGGCTCGCTCAACTACGGGCACAACAACCCCGTCCTCAAACGCGCCCTCATCGACTACCTGGAGCGCGACGGCGTCACCCACGGTCTCGACATGTCGACGACCGCCAAGCGCGCGTTCCTCGAGTCGTTCCAGAACATCATCCTGCGCCCGCGTGACCTGCCGTACAAGGTCATGTTCCCGGGCCCGACGGGCACCAACGCCGTCGAGTCCGCGCTGAAGCTGGCCCGCAAGGTCAAGGGCCGCGAGTCGATCGTCTCGTTCACCAACGCCTTCCACGGGATGTCGCTCGGCTCGCTCGCCGTGACCGGCAACGCGTTCAAGCGGGCCGGCGCCGGCATCCCGCTGGTGCACGGCACGCCGATGCCGTTCGACAACTACCTCGACGGCCAGACCCCCGACTTCATCTGGTTCGAGCGGCTGCTCGAGGACCAGGGCTCCGGCCTCAACCAGCCCGCCGCCGTGATCGTCGAGACGGTCCAGGGCGAGGGCGGCATCAACGTCGCCCGCGCCGAGTGGCTGCGCAAGCTCGCCGACGTGTGCGAGCGCTGGGACATGCTCCTGATCGTCGACGACATCCAGATGGGCTGCGGCCGCACCGGCGCCTTCTTCTCCTTCGAGGAGGCGGGCATCGTGCCGGACATCGTGACGGTGTCCAAGTCCATCAGCGGCTACGGCATGCCGATGGCGCTGACCCTGTTCAAGCCCGAGCTCGACGTCTGGGAGCCGGGCGAGCACAACGGCACCTTCCGCGGCAACAACCCGGCGTTCGTCACGGCTGCCGCCACCCTCGAGACGTACTGGACCGACGGCTCGGCCATGGAGAAGCAGACCCGCGCCAAGGGTGAGCAGATCGAGGAGGCGTTCGCCGCCATCGTCGAGGAGAACCCCGGCGCGATCAAGGAGTACCGCGGCCGCGGCCTGGTCTGGGGCATGGAGTTCCTCGACAAGGAGCGCGCGAACACCATCGCCAAGCGGGCCTTCGAACTCGGCCTGCTCATCGAGACGTCGGGCCCCGAGGGCGAGGTCGTCAAGCTCCTTCCGGCGCTGACGATCACCGCCGACGAGCTGGACGAGGGCCTTCGCACGCTCGCCCGCGCGGTGCGCGAGACCGCCTGA
- the ectA gene encoding diaminobutyrate acetyltransferase — MTAAQADLPTDLHANSLEMPEGLRLDTPAVADGAAIWRIARDSKVLDLNSSYSYLLWCRDFAATSVVARDADGQPAGFITGYIRPERPRTLVVWQVAVDHAHRGRGLAGALLDGLTAKVAADRELVSVETTITPDNTASERLFTSYAQRHGASVERTVLFDAGLFPDGGHEPEVLFLIEPIPPIAPDAPRG, encoded by the coding sequence ATGACCGCTGCACAAGCCGATCTACCGACCGACCTGCACGCGAATTCCCTGGAAATGCCCGAGGGGTTGCGGCTCGACACCCCCGCCGTCGCCGACGGCGCCGCGATCTGGCGGATCGCCCGCGACTCGAAGGTGCTCGACCTCAACTCCTCGTACAGCTATCTGCTGTGGTGTCGTGACTTCGCGGCGACCTCCGTCGTGGCCAGAGACGCCGACGGGCAGCCCGCGGGATTCATCACCGGCTACATCCGGCCCGAGCGGCCGCGCACCCTGGTGGTCTGGCAGGTGGCCGTCGACCACGCGCACCGTGGTCGGGGGCTCGCCGGTGCGCTGCTCGACGGACTGACCGCGAAGGTCGCCGCCGACCGCGAGCTGGTCTCGGTCGAGACGACCATCACCCCGGACAACACCGCGTCCGAGCGGCTCTTCACCTCGTACGCACAGCGGCACGGTGCCTCGGTCGAGCGCACGGTGCTCTTCGACGCGGGGCTCTTCCCCGACGGCGGCCACGAGCCGGAGGTTCTGTTCCTCATCGAGCCGATACCGCCGATCGCGCCCGACGCGCCACGCGGCTGA